A genomic region of Bernardetia sp. ABR2-2B contains the following coding sequences:
- a CDS encoding TIGR00341 family protein, translated as MNEEPNSTPKQDYDSENIKHDYPEWQHGIRDSWGFIKDFFFRLTHLASDTDFVGTVKSIKSGVVLEGSNLWVLICSVMIASIGLDLDSAAVIIGAMLISPLMSPILGIGLGAAINDRETLIKSLRNFLSAIILTLVTSVIYFKITPLGLLTDQMLSRTEPNLLDVLVAFFGGLAGIIAGSRTEKTNAIPGVAIATALMPPLCTAGFGLATGKWDVFAGAFYLFFINAVFISLSTYMIVRFLKFPYVEVLNPVLARRARITAYIVLTLLLVPSVIFLFKKLTENFRNQRITTFITENINPNYDLNSVQWKVKLDSTNIYRLRVISFGAGSYINYDSLLNLEKTFNDEVKSSWKLTGFDSEDSVHIELVQSEEPADSETRVERTVMNNAKRYIEIKFREEMGTYKQKDEIITGKDKEIEDLKQELLYARGDTLPFETIKNELKAIYPELKEIGVARVRQTDFKNDSLAFMLLVKWEGEPARNRYTRKKYEDRLKNFINVKLKDKKIGIINY; from the coding sequence ATGAACGAAGAACCAAATTCTACTCCCAAACAGGACTACGATTCAGAAAATATAAAACATGACTATCCTGAATGGCAACACGGAATTCGTGATTCATGGGGATTCATTAAAGATTTTTTCTTTCGCCTAACACACTTAGCTTCTGATACAGATTTTGTTGGAACAGTCAAAAGTATTAAGTCAGGTGTTGTTTTGGAAGGTTCGAACCTTTGGGTGCTGATTTGTTCAGTCATGATTGCTTCTATTGGTCTTGACTTAGATTCGGCTGCTGTCATTATTGGTGCGATGCTTATTTCTCCCTTAATGTCTCCTATTTTGGGGATTGGATTGGGAGCTGCGATTAATGACAGAGAAACACTTATTAAGTCGCTTCGTAATTTTTTGAGTGCCATTATTCTAACGTTGGTTACAAGTGTTATTTATTTTAAAATTACTCCTCTAGGGCTTCTGACCGACCAAATGCTTTCACGAACTGAACCTAATTTATTAGATGTTTTGGTTGCTTTTTTTGGAGGCTTGGCTGGTATTATTGCAGGTTCTCGTACTGAAAAGACCAATGCCATTCCGGGAGTAGCGATTGCAACAGCTTTAATGCCTCCTCTTTGTACGGCAGGTTTTGGATTAGCAACAGGAAAATGGGATGTTTTTGCAGGTGCATTTTACTTGTTTTTTATTAACGCTGTCTTTATAAGTCTTTCTACGTATATGATTGTGCGTTTTTTGAAATTTCCTTATGTGGAAGTTTTAAATCCTGTTTTGGCAAGACGAGCAAGAATTACAGCTTATATTGTTCTTACACTTTTGCTTGTTCCTAGTGTAATTTTTCTATTCAAAAAACTAACTGAAAACTTTCGTAATCAGCGTATTACTACTTTTATTACCGAAAATATAAATCCAAATTATGATTTGAATTCAGTACAATGGAAGGTAAAGTTAGATTCTACTAATATTTATAGGCTGCGTGTCATTAGCTTTGGGGCAGGAAGTTATATCAATTATGATTCGCTCCTCAACTTAGAAAAAACATTTAATGATGAGGTAAAAAGTTCTTGGAAACTGACAGGCTTTGATAGCGAAGATAGTGTGCATATTGAGCTAGTTCAATCAGAAGAACCTGCCGATTCTGAAACTCGTGTAGAGCGTACGGTAATGAATAATGCAAAGCGTTATATTGAGATAAAATTTAGGGAAGAAATGGGAACATATAAGCAAAAAGATGAAATCATAACAGGCAAAGACAAAGAAATTGAAGACCTAAAACAAGAGCTTTTGTATGCTAGAGGAGATACGTTGCCTTTCGAAACCATAAAGAATGAACTCAAGGCTATTTATCCAGAACTCAAAGAAATTGGTGTAGCTAGAGTGCGCCAAACAGATTTTAAGAATGATTCGTTAGCCTTTATGTTGTTGGTAAAATGGGAAGGCGAACCAGCAAGAAATAGATACACACGCAAAAAATACGAAGACCGTTTGAAGAATTTTATTAATGTAAAACTCAAAGACAAGAAAATTGGAATTATTAATTATTAA
- a CDS encoding glycosyl hydrolase — MKQQLKTYFIAILLLVSTITFTKAQETFKPDTTYFSSTKWRQVSPYRGGRSAAVTGVTGNPDLFYFGAAGGGVWRTEDGGMSWENISDPDFGGSIGAVAVSEYDNNVIYVGGGEKTVRGNVSHGSGAWKSLDAGKTWQKIGLDDSRHITRIRIHPKNPDLVYAAVLGHLFGSSEQRGVYRSKDGGKNWERILFSNKDAGAVDLILDPTNPRVIYASTWKIRRTPYSLESGGKGSALWKSTDGGDTWKNLTKDESIKGLPKGALGIIGVTVSAAQKDRVWAIIESKEGGVFRSDDGGKNWKKINDERKLRQRAWYYTRIYAHPTNPEGVYVLNVNFHFSSDGGKSYKRIQTPHGDHHDLWLDPQNPERMIIGDDGGAQVSKNAGKSFSTYMNQPTAQFYRVSTDNSFPYRLYAGQQDNSSIRISSQDESEWESTAGGESGHIVADPKDNDIVYGGSYDGFLMRYNHKTKETRLIDVYPDNPMGWGAAELKYRFQWNFPIFFSPNDNNTLYTAANVLFKTTNEGQSWEAISPDLTRNDKSKMQSSGGEITKDNTSVEYYGTIFAAAESPAESGVIWTGSDDGFINITKDGGKNWENITPKKLPEWAMINSIDLHPTKKGVAYVAATRYKSDDFAPYLYKTKDYGKTWTKITNGIPKDDFTRVLRLDPTRDGLLYAGTESSVYVSFDDGINWQPMRYNLPIVPITDMQVKENDLIVSTQGRSFWIFDDLNPLRNFEKADLEKIKTENFLVYKPSDTYLSERNMKLNFYLNQKPDTSKVLEIEILDKDGNLIQKLSSDEKVTKDKDSNIKKLKAQKGANTITWNMRYEDAKKFDGMILWFGGTQGVQAMPDDYKAKVTFDGKTQEVDFKLLKDPRWSVSDADLKERFVFLTEVRDKLTETHEAIINIRKIKSSLSDWRTKASGNEDWKAVADSAQSITKELEAIEKALYQTQNRSGQDPLNFPIRLNNKLSALATTVGYGNFPPNEGAKEVKADITKKIDEQLKMYYEILKTDIPAFNKLVADKNIPAVEVEK, encoded by the coding sequence ATGAAACAACAATTAAAAACATACTTCATAGCAATATTGCTTTTAGTAAGTACAATTACATTCACAAAAGCTCAAGAAACTTTCAAGCCTGACACTACTTATTTTTCTTCTACAAAATGGCGACAAGTCAGTCCTTATCGTGGTGGACGTTCGGCAGCCGTAACAGGTGTAACAGGAAATCCAGACCTATTTTATTTTGGTGCAGCAGGAGGTGGCGTTTGGCGAACTGAAGACGGAGGAATGAGTTGGGAAAATATTTCTGACCCAGACTTTGGTGGTTCTATTGGTGCTGTCGCTGTTAGTGAATACGACAACAATGTGATTTATGTAGGAGGAGGAGAAAAAACAGTTCGTGGAAATGTTTCGCACGGAAGTGGAGCTTGGAAAAGCCTTGATGCAGGAAAAACATGGCAAAAAATAGGCTTAGACGATTCTCGTCATATTACTCGCATTCGTATTCATCCAAAAAATCCAGACTTGGTTTATGCTGCTGTTTTGGGTCATTTATTTGGTTCTAGTGAGCAAAGAGGTGTTTATAGAAGTAAAGACGGAGGCAAAAACTGGGAACGTATTTTATTCTCAAACAAAGATGCAGGTGCAGTAGATTTAATTCTTGACCCAACGAACCCACGAGTAATTTATGCAAGTACATGGAAAATCCGTAGAACTCCATACAGTCTTGAAAGTGGTGGAAAAGGTTCTGCCCTTTGGAAAAGTACAGACGGTGGAGATACATGGAAAAACTTAACAAAAGATGAATCTATAAAAGGATTGCCAAAAGGAGCTTTGGGAATAATTGGAGTAACTGTTTCTGCTGCACAAAAAGACAGAGTTTGGGCAATTATTGAATCTAAAGAAGGTGGCGTTTTTCGTTCTGATGATGGAGGAAAAAACTGGAAAAAGATAAATGATGAGCGAAAATTACGTCAGAGAGCGTGGTATTATACTCGTATTTATGCACATCCAACTAATCCAGAAGGTGTTTATGTTTTGAATGTAAATTTTCACTTCTCATCTGATGGAGGAAAAAGTTATAAGAGAATACAGACACCACACGGCGACCATCACGACCTTTGGCTAGACCCCCAAAATCCAGAAAGAATGATTATTGGAGATGATGGAGGAGCGCAAGTTTCTAAGAATGCAGGAAAGAGCTTTTCTACTTATATGAATCAGCCAACAGCGCAATTTTATAGAGTAAGCACAGACAATTCTTTTCCATACAGACTTTACGCAGGGCAGCAAGATAATTCTTCCATTCGTATCTCTTCACAAGATGAATCTGAATGGGAATCGACGGCAGGTGGAGAAAGTGGACATATTGTAGCCGACCCAAAAGATAATGACATCGTTTATGGTGGTTCGTATGATGGTTTTTTGATGCGTTACAACCATAAAACTAAAGAAACTCGTCTGATTGATGTTTATCCAGATAATCCGATGGGTTGGGGAGCTGCTGAACTGAAATATCGTTTTCAATGGAATTTCCCTATCTTTTTCTCTCCAAATGATAATAATACACTTTATACGGCTGCAAATGTATTATTCAAGACAACCAATGAAGGGCAGAGTTGGGAAGCCATTAGTCCAGATTTGACTAGAAATGATAAATCAAAAATGCAGTCTTCTGGTGGAGAAATAACGAAAGACAACACAAGTGTAGAATATTATGGGACTATTTTCGCTGCTGCTGAATCTCCTGCTGAAAGTGGTGTGATTTGGACAGGTTCGGACGATGGATTTATCAACATTACAAAAGACGGAGGCAAGAATTGGGAAAACATCACGCCAAAAAAACTCCCAGAATGGGCAATGATAAACTCTATTGATTTGCATCCAACAAAAAAAGGAGTTGCTTACGTTGCTGCTACTCGTTATAAGTCTGATGATTTTGCGCCTTATTTATACAAAACAAAAGATTATGGCAAGACGTGGACAAAAATCACAAATGGCATTCCAAAAGATGATTTTACAAGAGTGCTAAGACTTGACCCTACTCGTGATGGTCTTTTGTATGCAGGAACTGAAAGCAGCGTTTATGTTTCTTTTGATGATGGAATTAATTGGCAACCAATGCGTTATAATTTGCCAATCGTTCCAATTACGGATATGCAGGTTAAGGAAAATGATTTGATTGTTTCTACACAAGGAAGGAGTTTTTGGATTTTTGATGACCTTAATCCTCTTCGTAATTTTGAAAAAGCAGATTTAGAAAAAATCAAAACTGAAAACTTCTTAGTTTATAAGCCGAGCGACACTTATTTGAGTGAACGAAATATGAAATTGAATTTTTATCTAAATCAGAAACCAGATACTTCAAAGGTTTTAGAAATTGAAATTTTGGATAAAGACGGAAATTTAATTCAAAAATTATCTTCTGACGAAAAAGTAACGAAAGACAAAGACTCAAATATCAAAAAACTGAAAGCTCAAAAAGGAGCAAACACCATCACTTGGAATATGCGCTACGAAGATGCTAAAAAGTTTGATGGAATGATTCTTTGGTTTGGTGGAACACAAGGTGTACAGGCAATGCCAGACGACTATAAAGCAAAAGTAACCTTTGATGGAAAAACACAAGAAGTAGATTTTAAACTTTTGAAAGACCCACGTTGGAGTGTTTCGGATGCAGATTTGAAAGAGCGTTTTGTGTTTTTGACAGAAGTAAGAGACAAACTTACCGAAACACATGAAGCGATTATCAATATTCGTAAAATCAAATCTAGCCTAAGCGATTGGAGAACAAAAGCAAGTGGAAACGAAGATTGGAAAGCCGTTGCAGATTCAGCTCAAAGTATTACTAAAGAACTAGAAGCTATTGAAAAAGCTCTTTACCAAACTCAAAATAGAAGTGGTCAAGACCCTTTAAACTTCCCTATTCGTTTGAATAATAAATTAAGCGCACTAGCAACTACGGTAGGTTATGGAAATTTCCCACCAAACGAAGGCGCAAAAGAAGTAAAAGCAGATATTACCAAGAAAATCGATGAGCAGCTAAAGATGTATTACGAAATCTTGAAAACTGATATTCCTGCTTTTAATAAACTGGTGGCTGATAAAAATATTCCTGCTGTTGAGGTGGAGAAGTAA
- a CDS encoding undecaprenyl-diphosphate phosphatase — MEWIEALILGILQGLTEFLPVSSSGHLELGKALLKIEPSDDLLFSIILHAATALSTVVIFRKEIGFILKGMLKFKWNDEWEFAVKIVISMIPVGIIGVFFKKWVESFFEGNIPFVGGMLLVTGVLLMITRLKQEKNLPTSGQKAILDDETTPKETHSQTAALNQNISYLQAFIIGLAQAIAVLPGISRSGATIATALLIGVPRSEAARFSFLMVLAPIFGATLLEVKDYLESSNSASLDISFLSIGFITAFIVGLIACYWMVELVKKRKLIYFAAYCLVVGLIALFV; from the coding sequence ATGGAATGGATTGAAGCTCTAATTTTGGGTATTTTACAAGGATTAACTGAATTTTTGCCTGTCAGTAGTAGTGGGCATTTAGAACTTGGAAAAGCTCTTCTGAAAATTGAACCTTCCGATGATCTTCTTTTTTCTATTATTCTTCATGCTGCAACAGCTCTTAGTACAGTTGTTATTTTTAGAAAAGAAATTGGTTTTATTCTGAAAGGAATGCTAAAGTTTAAGTGGAATGACGAATGGGAGTTTGCTGTCAAAATCGTAATTTCGATGATTCCTGTGGGAATAATTGGTGTGTTTTTTAAGAAATGGGTAGAGTCTTTTTTTGAAGGAAATATTCCCTTTGTAGGGGGGATGCTTTTAGTTACAGGAGTTTTATTGATGATTACTCGTCTAAAACAAGAAAAAAACCTTCCGACAAGTGGTCAGAAAGCAATTTTAGATGATGAAACCACTCCCAAAGAAACACATAGCCAAACGGCTGCCCTCAATCAAAATATTTCTTATCTACAAGCTTTTATTATCGGACTTGCACAAGCAATTGCTGTCTTACCTGGTATTTCTCGTTCAGGTGCTACTATCGCAACAGCTCTCTTGATTGGTGTTCCTCGTAGTGAAGCTGCTCGTTTCTCTTTTTTGATGGTTCTTGCACCTATTTTTGGAGCGACACTTTTGGAAGTAAAAGACTATCTTGAAAGTTCAAATTCAGCTTCTTTAGATATTTCTTTTCTTTCTATTGGCTTTATTACAGCTTTTATAGTGGGGCTGATTGCTTGTTATTGGATGGTAGAGTTAGTCAAGAAACGCAAACTGATTTATTTTGCAGCCTATTGTTTGGTTGTTGGTTTGATTGCACTTTTTGTATAA